A region of Mycosarcoma maydis chromosome 15, whole genome shotgun sequence DNA encodes the following proteins:
- a CDS encoding uncharacterized protein (related to 7alpha-cephem-methoxylase P8 chain): protein MSFTATRTQAQTSDPISLQIPGTRKVRATINYMSRTVDKPFTSHNPADGIQNNHVYDSPTVEITDLRGTTPADRERSGFNVRQAGFEVIEGFGLPETEKGWAEHKWEDSEWIESVYYADVDRIFKDKLGVTSTFIFDHTVRKRRTQQEEQLPETPDSRKPVFVAHSDQSRWAGENRVLKHLGQDVLDKVKRGELHAQLINLWRPLRGQAWDMPLAVADSRTVSRGENGKPKDWIETELRYPTWTGQTLSIYSNPEHRWYYKSGLGTDEAILLKCYDSVDETRTPHTAFEDPTTPKNAEPRWSIEVRVLAITDPKLKQQQS, encoded by the coding sequence ATGTCGTTCACAGCCACTAGAACGCAGGCTCAGACCTCAGACCCAATTTCATTGCAGATCCCAGGAACTCGCAAGGTTCGCGCTACGATCAATTACATGTCGCGCACGGTGGACAAGCCTTTCACCTCGCACAACCCTGCCGATGGCATTCAGAACAACCACGTCTATGACTCTCCCACAGTCGAGATCACAGACCTTCGCGGCACCACGCCTGCCGACCGAGAGCGTTCTGGCTTCAACGTGCGTCAGGCTGGCTTCGAGGTCATCGAGGGCTTCGGTCTGCCGGAAACTGAGAAGGGCTGGGCGGAGCATAAATGGGAAGACTCAGAATGGATTGAATCGGTCTACTATGCCGATGTGGATCGAATCTTCAAggacaagctcggcgtCACTTCGACTTTCATCTTTGATCACACAGTGAGGAAGCGCCGAACGCAGCAAGAGGAACAGTTGCCTGAAACACCAGATTCGCGCAAGCCCGTTTTCGTGGCTCATTCGGATCAGAGTCGATGGGCGGGCGAGAACCGAGTACTTAAGCACCTTGGACAGGACGTTCTCGACAAAGTCAAGCGTGGTGAGCTGCACGCGCAACTCATCAACCTTTGGCGACCGCTGAGGGGACAAGCTTGGGACATGCccttggcggtggcggaCAGTCGCACCGTGTCGAGAGGCGAAAACGGCAAACCCAAGGACTGGATCGAGACAGAGCTCAGGTATCCAACCTGGACGGGGCAGACGCTGTCCATCTACTCGAACCCAGAGCATCGATGGTACTATAAGAGTGGCTTGGGTAccgacgaggcgatccTGCTCAAGTGCTATGATTCTGTCGACGAGACTAGAACGCCTCACACAGCATTTGAAGATCCGACTACGCCCAAGAATGCTGAGCCTCGCTGGTCGATTGAGGTCCGCGTTCTCGCCATCACTGATCCCAAgttgaagcagcagcagtccTGA
- a CDS encoding uncharacterized protein (related to SCS3 - protein required for inositol prototrophy), with translation MSTVNLSLQRRQSKLPLGLQPHHLTFALYLCSIVVLGTTYSVIYGTHLQNVRISSGISGSSDSQFPSTLPGAAVAPVPQQNNVEGNTNLGPIPATILLPPHHALNYWANRKNIVNQLFVKKACIWTTLAWSLQLFLLRLAPASTATTTSAAAPSRASANVASRVDHKKDEDATVEPATQATITSPVSISVLRYMIATAVWLLFANWFFGPPLSERILTATGAVCVPSSDPQQSPVESLYCRTRTPLSSSTHPALFSSKSAASLQASKSIRAIWKGGHDISGHTFIMVLSSLLLLEDVAPYLAVLLGRSAFAKLLFPSGAPLNAAKTRWSTSAYAAVAASVGLVGLWSWMLLNTAIYFHTPQEKISGLLVGLLAWLVLPKGN, from the coding sequence ATGAGCACCGTCAACCTGTCACTGCAACGGCGGCAGTCAAAGCTGCCTCTGGGTTTGCAACCGCATCACCTCACTTTTGCTCTGTATCtctgctcgatcgtcgTGCTTGGTACCACTTACAGCGTCATCTACGGCACCCATCTCCAAAATGTTCGCATCTCCTCTGGCATCTCTGGTTCATCCGACTCGCAATTCCCGTCCACGCTTCCTGGAGCAGCCGTAGCACCCGTCCCGCAGCAAAACAATGTAGAGGGCAACACCAATCTGGGTCCGATCCCTGCTACGATTCTGCTTCCCCCTCATCATGCACTCAACTACTGGGCCAATCGCAAGAACATTGTCAATCAGCTCTTCGTAAAAAAGGCGTGTATCTGGACGACACTTGCTTGGTCGCTCCAGCTGTTTCTGCTCAGACTAGCCCCCGCCTCAACAGCAACCACGACATCGGCGGCGGCACCTTCTCGAGCATCCGCAAACGTAGCAAGCCGTGTCGATCACAAGAAAGACGAAGATGCTACGGTTGAACCAGCGACCCAAGCCACCATCACTAGCCCCGTCTCTATCTCGGTGCTGCGATACATGATTGCAACTGCGGTATGGCTGCTGTTTGCCAACTGGTTCTTTGGTCCTCCTCTATCGGAGCGCATCTTGACCGCAACAGGCGCCGTATGTGTACCCAGCAGCGACCCGCAGCAGTCTCCCGTGGAAAGTCTCTACTGCCGCACGCGCACTCCGCTCTCGAGCTCCACCCATCCAGCTTTATTCTCATCGAAATCAGCCGCATCTCTGCAAGCGTCCAAAAGCATCCGTGCCATATGGAAGGGAGGACACGACATCTCTGGTCACACGTTTATTATGGTCCTCtcgtctctgctgctgctcgaggatgTCGCCCCATACCTTGCAGTGCTTCTCGGTCGTTCGGCGTTCGCCAAGCTTCTCTTTCCGAGCGGAGCTCCTTTGAACGCTGCCAAGACGAGGTGGTCCACATCGGCGTATGCGGCCGTAGCAGCATCGGTAGGCCTGGTGGGCCTGTGGAGTTGGATGTTGCTCAACACGGCGATCTACTTTCACACACCGCAAGAGAAGATTTCGGGCTTGCTGGTCGGGCTGCTTGCCTGGTTGGTTTTGCCAAAGGGCAACTAG
- a CDS encoding mitochondrial 37S ribosomal protein uS17m (related to 30S ribosomal protein S17) codes for MVVQTIEGIVTKAGVMAKTVTVTVERRLIHPKLLKPYIRHKKYLVHDENNSLSVGDKIVASACRPLSARKRFTLFDKVGTEAEAEARRAKAESFMSAEDKEKIRIEQLVKDEIAKRGGGSGSKQA; via the coding sequence ATGGTGGTACAAACGATCGAGGGCATCGTCACAAAAGCCGGCGTGATGGCCAAGACGGTCACTGTAACAGTGGAGCGCCGTTTGATACATCCCAAATTGCTCAAGCCTTACATTCGCCACAAGAAATATCTTGTGCACGACGAGAACAACTCGCTTTCCGTAGGAGACAAGATCGTCGCTTCAGCATGTAGGCCACTCTCTGCACGCAAGCGTTTCACTCTCTTCGACAAGGTCGGCActgaagcggaagcagaggcacGAAGAGCGAAAGCAGAGAGCTTCATGTCGGCagaggacaaggagaagatccgcatcgagcagctggtCAAGGACGAGATTGCTAAACgtggcggtggaagcgggTCCAAGCAGGCTTGA